One Paroedura picta isolate Pp20150507F chromosome 3, Ppicta_v3.0, whole genome shotgun sequence genomic window carries:
- the SPRY4 gene encoding protein sprouty homolog 4, translated as MEPRMPHSITVAPNPTMVQPLLDSRIPYGRLQHPLTILPIDQMKTTHLENDYIDNPTLAQLAAQKYPRGHHEPPHPPRCEPDITHPWISFSGRPSSISSSSSTSSDQRLLDHMVPAPVADQSSPRAVRIQPKVINCKPLDLKGPSSLELDKHFLLCEACGKCKCKECALPRTLPSCWVCHQECLCSAQNLVNYSTCMCLVKGIFYHCTNEDDEGSCADHPCSCSHSNCCARWSFMSALSLVLPCLLCYLPATGCVKLSQRCYDRVSRPGCRCKNTNSVICKTSPEGKAGSRPEKPF; from the coding sequence ATGGAGCCTCGAATGCCTCACAGCATCACTGTGGCCCCCAATCCCACCATGGTCCAGCCCCTCCTGGACAGTCGTATCCCCTACGGCAGATTGCAGCATCCTCTGACCATCCTGCCCATTGACCAAATGAAGACCACGCACCTTGAGAACGACTACATTGACAACCCCACCCTGGCCCAGCTGGCCGCTCAGAAATATCCCCGGGGCCACCACGAACCCCCTCACCCGCCAAGATGCGAGCCAGATATCACCCACCCGTGGATTTCTTTCAGCGGGCGGCCCAGttccatcagcagcagcagcagcacatctTCAGACCAGAGGCTCTTGGATCACATGGTACCAGCACCGGTGGCCGACCAGTCCTCCCCAAGAGCGGTCCGGATACAGCCCAAGGTGATTAACTGCAAGCCCCTCGATCTCAAGGGTCCCTCGTCTTTGGAGTTGGATAAGCACTTTTTGCTGTgtgaagcctgtgggaaatgcaagTGCAAGGAATGTGCCCTACCGAGGACTTTGCCCTCCTGCTGGGTCTGCCACCAAGAGTGCCTCTGCTCTGCTCAGAACCTGGTCAACTACTCGACCTGCATGTGTCTGGTGAAGGGCATCTTCTACCACTGCACCAATGAGGACGATGAAGGCTCCTGTGCAGACCACCCCTGCTCCTGCTCGCATTCAAACTGCTGCGCCCGGTGGTCTTTCATGAGTGCGCTCTCGCTGGTTCTGCCATGCCTGCTATGCTACCTGCCGGCAACGGGCTGCGTGAAACTCTCACAGCGATGCTACGACCGAGTGAGTCGGCCCGGGTGCCGGTGTAAAAACACAAACAGCGTGATCTGCAAGACGTCCCCGGAAGGGAAAGCTGGCAGCCGACCAGAGAAGCCCTTTTGA